From Streptomyces sp. NBC_00683, one genomic window encodes:
- a CDS encoding endo-1,4-beta-xylanase, whose product MLKATCSVAVGAAAAAVLGRKTGPRIGTAVDTDALADDAPHRAHPVDFARKNGQLVRGHTLVRHSRLPAWTDNGGFTAEELREILHRHIAADVLDENNTAEPAYGTQRQTLTLAAGRH is encoded by the coding sequence ATGCTCAAGGCAACCTGCTCGGTGGCGGTCGGCGCCGCCGCTGCCGCGGTTCTCGGCCGGAAGACCGGACCGCGCATCGGCACGGCCGTCGACACGGACGCCCTGGCCGACGACGCCCCCCACCGGGCCCACCCCGTCGACTTCGCCAGGAAGAACGGACAGCTCGTCCGGGGCCACACCCTCGTCCGGCACAGTCGGCTTCCTGCCTGGACCGACAACGGTGGCTTCACCGCCGAGGAGCTGCGGGAGATCCTGCACCGCCACATCGCGGCGGACGTCCTCGACGAGAACAACACGGCCGAGCCCGCCTACGGCACGCAGCGTCAGACCCTGACGCTCGCCGCGGGCCGGCACTGA